One part of the Panthera uncia isolate 11264 unplaced genomic scaffold, Puncia_PCG_1.0 HiC_scaffold_1763, whole genome shotgun sequence genome encodes these proteins:
- the ZNF75A gene encoding zinc finger protein 75A, giving the protein CLHFTALFVLPKPKVISYLEQGEEPWVQGSTELKDSPGELPTGIRHKSDTENHQPICVSDLEIQAPGDIVSKKARAKVPQKTTGKENHGDTHRIGKWHRDFPVKKKKKLSSWKQELLKLMDLHKKARAGEKPFKCQECGKSFRVSSDLIKHQRIHTEEKPYKCQQCDKRFRWSSDLNKHLTTHQGIKPYKCSWCGKSFSQNTNLHTHQRTHTGEKPFTCHECGKKFSQNSHLIKHRRTHTGEQPYTCSTCRRNFSRRSSLLRHQKLHR; this is encoded by the exons TGTTTGCATTTCACAGCATTGTTTGTGCTCCCCAAACCTAAGGTGATCTCGTATCTAGAGCAAGGGGAAGAGCCATGGGTTCAAGGGTCCACGGAGCTCAAGGACAGTCCTGGAGAGCTGCCTACAG GAATAAGGCACAAAAGTGACACTGAAAACCATCAGCCTATATGTGTTTCTGATTTGGAAATACAAGCACCAGGAGACATAGTATCAAAAAAGGCCCGAGCAAAAGTTCCCCAGAAAACAACAGGCAAAGAAAACCATGGTGATACACACAGGATAGGGAAGTGGCATCGAGATTTtcctgtgaagaaaaaaaagaaactttcaagCTGGAAACAAGAGTTGCTGAAACTTATGGATCTTCACAAGAAAGCCCGTGCTGGAGAGAAGCCATTTAAGTGCCAAGAATGTGGGAAAAGCTTCAGAGTTAGCTCTGACCTTATTAAGCACCAAAGAATTCACACTGAAGAGAAACCGTATAAATGTCAACAGTGTGATAAGAGGTTTAGATGGAGTTCAGATCTTAATAAGCACTTAACAACACATCAAGGAATAAAACCATACAAATGCTCCTGGTGTGGGAAAAGCTTCAGTCAAAATACAAATCTACACACGCACCAAAgaactcacactggagagaagccctTTACCTGTCACgaatgtggaaaaaaattcaGTCAGAACTCCCACCTTATTAAGCATCGGAGAACCCACACAGGTGAGCAGCCATATACTTGCAGCACCTGCCGGAGAAACTTCAGCAGGCGGTCAAGCCTCCTTAGACACCAGAAACTTCACCGCTGA